A genome region from Schlesneria paludicola DSM 18645 includes the following:
- a CDS encoding DUF1573 domain-containing protein yields MKPFVILLLLSLLTAGCSQNQVSDTIAANHGASSRQTSDKSPLKLAVDLGVVFQGEETRYKHWIKNQSDRAVTVHKLNTSCECLTANLSHTQFAAHDRAMVSLTYDGNREPEFTGSLAVSVELHDSEGGRLGEITASIEVTKRPTDE; encoded by the coding sequence ATGAAACCCTTCGTGATACTTCTGCTGCTATCTTTGCTAACCGCTGGATGCAGCCAGAACCAAGTCAGCGACACTATTGCCGCCAATCATGGCGCCAGTAGCCGACAAACAAGTGACAAGTCACCTCTGAAGTTGGCCGTCGACTTAGGAGTTGTGTTTCAAGGGGAAGAGACGAGGTACAAGCATTGGATCAAGAATCAGAGTGATCGAGCAGTAACAGTACACAAACTCAACACCTCCTGTGAGTGCTTGACGGCGAACTTGTCACACACACAGTTCGCCGCACACGATCGTGCAATGGTGTCTCTGACCTACGATGGCAACAGAGAGCCAGAATTTACGGGAAGTCTGGCAGTTTCCGTTGAGCTTCACGACTCGGAAGGGGGGCGGCTGGGAGAAATCACCGCCTCGATCGAAGTGACTAAGCGGCCAACTGACGAGTGA